From a single Lactococcus carnosus genomic region:
- a CDS encoding CidA/LrgA family protein, whose protein sequence is MKIYFQFMYILLFSIVGEFLSSGLNLPVPGSIIGMVLLFLALKFKLIRLRQIYDAGQFMIENMTILFLPAGVGIMSHWDAIAKYWWQIIVITLLAIVVNFAVIGFVTQFIKQRFEGDYKK, encoded by the coding sequence ATGAAAATTTATTTTCAATTTATGTATATTCTCCTATTTTCTATCGTGGGAGAATTTTTATCGAGTGGCTTGAACTTGCCAGTGCCAGGCTCTATTATTGGGATGGTTTTATTATTTTTAGCATTGAAGTTTAAACTGATTAGATTGCGACAAATTTATGATGCGGGCCAATTTATGATCGAGAATATGACGATTTTATTCTTACCCGCTGGTGTTGGGATCATGAGTCATTGGGATGCGATTGCAAAATATTGGTGGCAGATTATCGTCATTACCTTACTTGCCATTGTTGTCAATTTTGCGGTGATTGGCTTTGTGACTCAGTTTATCAAGCAACGTTTTGAGGGGGATTATAAAAAATGA
- a CDS encoding LrgB family protein, producing MKDVFSNPLFGLTVSIFAYFIAAQIHRKWTNPATNPLLVAVIMVIVFLKLTGISYKAYYVGGSYLNTLIIPSTVALGIPLYQAFKLMKFHVRSILSGVIIGAIVNTALTAVLAKLFGMNYFLAISLFPKSVTTAMAVGITSKMGGMATITLVVVVATGIISSVVGPVLLDLFGIKDRVAKGVALGGTGHAIGTGAAMQLGQIEGAMAGLSIGVTGIVYVIVSPIIAVIILK from the coding sequence ATGAAAGATGTCTTTTCTAACCCGCTCTTTGGCCTGACCGTCTCAATTTTTGCCTACTTTATCGCAGCTCAAATCCATCGTAAATGGACAAATCCAGCAACTAATCCCTTATTAGTAGCCGTTATCATGGTGATTGTCTTTCTCAAGTTAACAGGCATATCCTATAAAGCTTACTATGTTGGCGGCTCATATCTCAATACCCTGATCATTCCGTCTACTGTTGCTTTGGGTATCCCCCTATATCAAGCCTTCAAACTAATGAAGTTTCACGTTCGCAGTATTTTGTCAGGCGTGATTATCGGGGCAATTGTTAATACGGCACTGACAGCTGTACTAGCAAAACTATTTGGCATGAATTATTTTCTAGCCATCAGTCTATTTCCAAAATCAGTCACCACAGCAATGGCGGTGGGTATCACCAGCAAAATGGGTGGTATGGCAACCATTACCTTAGTTGTTGTGGTGGCTACCGGGATCATTAGTTCAGTCGTTGGGCCTGTCTTGCTTGATTTATTTGGGATCAAAGATCGTGTCGCCAAAGGTGTTGCATTAGGCGGAACGGGTCATGCGATTGGGACAGGAGCAGCCATGCAACTGGGTCAGATAGAAGGCGCTATGGCTGGTTTATCGATTGGTGTGACAGGTATTGTTTATGTCATCGTTAGTCCGATTATTGCGGTGATTATCTTAAAATAA
- the topA gene encoding type I DNA topoisomerase: protein MASKATTAKKTTAVKKPAKKRATSKIKKNLVIVESPAKAKTIEKYLGRNYRVVASVGHIRDLKKSTMSVDIENDYEPQYINIRGKGPLINSLKKEAKNAKAVYLASDPDREGEAISWHLAHILGLDVHDKNRVVFNEITKDAVKDAFKEPRSIDLDLVDAQQARRILDRLVGYSISPILWKKIKKGLSAGRVQSIALKLIIDRENEINAFIPEEYWSIEGDFKKGTKKFPGSFYGLDGKKKKLEKNSDVLEVMARLTSDDFTVDKVDKKERRRNAPLPYTTSSLQQDSANKINFRARKTMSVAQQLYEGITLGPNGHQGLITYMRTDSTRISPVAQAAAANYIVSTFGEPYSKHGSKVKNVAGAQDAHEAIRPSNVLNTPENIAKYLDKDQLKLYRLIWNRFVASQMIPAVFDTVKVNLSQNGVMFTSNGSQVKFDGYMAVYNDADKNKMLPEMVAGDLVKKVAIKPEQHFTQPPARYSEATLIKILEEIGVGRPSTYAPTLETIQRRYYVKLSAKRFEPTELGKIVNNMVVEFFPNIVNTAFTVEMERSLDDVEHGSRQWVKVVDEFYRPFALELEKAETEIEKIQIKDEPAGFDCDICGHAMVIKLGKYGKFYACSNFPDCRNTKAIVKEIGVICPTCHEGQVIERKSKRNRIFYGCARYPDCEFTSWDKPIGRDCPKCNQFLVEKKVRGGGKQVVCSNGDYEEEKVK, encoded by the coding sequence ATGGCTAGCAAGGCAACGACAGCTAAAAAAACGACTGCAGTAAAGAAGCCAGCGAAAAAGAGAGCTACTTCAAAGATCAAAAAGAATCTCGTTATCGTCGAATCACCAGCCAAAGCTAAGACTATCGAAAAATATCTCGGTCGTAATTATAGAGTGGTCGCCTCTGTCGGACATATTCGTGATTTGAAAAAATCAACCATGTCTGTAGATATAGAAAATGATTATGAACCACAATATATTAATATTCGTGGGAAAGGGCCGTTGATTAACTCCCTAAAAAAAGAGGCTAAAAATGCTAAAGCCGTCTATCTCGCAAGTGACCCGGATAGAGAAGGAGAAGCAATCTCTTGGCACTTGGCGCATATTTTAGGACTAGACGTCCATGATAAAAATCGTGTTGTCTTTAACGAGATTACAAAAGATGCAGTTAAAGATGCTTTCAAAGAACCGCGTTCTATTGATTTAGATTTAGTCGACGCGCAACAAGCAAGACGGATTTTAGACCGATTAGTCGGGTACTCTATTTCACCGATTCTTTGGAAAAAAATTAAGAAAGGCTTATCAGCAGGACGTGTTCAGTCGATTGCCCTGAAGCTAATTATTGATCGAGAAAATGAAATTAATGCCTTTATTCCTGAAGAATACTGGTCTATCGAAGGAGATTTCAAAAAAGGGACTAAGAAGTTTCCAGGTAGTTTCTATGGCCTTGATGGCAAGAAGAAAAAACTAGAAAAAAATTCAGATGTTTTAGAGGTCATGGCACGCCTGACTTCAGATGACTTTACTGTCGACAAGGTTGATAAAAAAGAACGTCGCAGAAATGCACCGCTACCTTATACAACCTCTTCTCTACAACAAGATTCTGCTAATAAAATTAACTTTAGAGCTAGAAAAACGATGTCAGTTGCCCAACAACTTTATGAAGGTATCACACTTGGTCCTAACGGTCATCAAGGCTTGATTACCTATATGAGAACCGACTCAACACGGATCTCACCTGTTGCCCAAGCTGCAGCTGCAAACTATATCGTGTCTACATTTGGTGAACCCTACAGTAAACATGGTAGTAAGGTCAAGAATGTAGCTGGAGCGCAAGATGCCCATGAAGCAATTCGTCCGTCAAATGTGCTCAATACGCCAGAAAACATCGCCAAGTATCTGGATAAAGACCAGTTAAAACTCTATCGTTTGATTTGGAATCGGTTTGTTGCCAGCCAAATGATACCTGCTGTATTTGATACGGTCAAAGTTAATCTGTCTCAAAACGGTGTCATGTTTACATCAAACGGCTCTCAAGTCAAATTTGATGGGTATATGGCTGTCTATAATGATGCGGATAAAAATAAAATGCTGCCTGAGATGGTTGCTGGAGATCTGGTTAAGAAAGTAGCGATTAAACCTGAGCAGCATTTCACGCAACCACCAGCACGCTATAGTGAAGCAACATTGATTAAGATACTTGAAGAAATTGGTGTGGGGCGACCGTCTACCTATGCACCAACTCTGGAAACAATCCAACGGCGTTATTATGTTAAACTATCGGCTAAGCGCTTTGAACCGACAGAACTTGGTAAGATTGTCAATAATATGGTTGTTGAATTTTTCCCTAATATTGTCAATACAGCATTTACCGTAGAGATGGAGCGCTCATTAGATGATGTTGAGCATGGTAGCCGTCAATGGGTTAAGGTCGTAGATGAATTCTATCGCCCTTTTGCACTCGAACTTGAAAAAGCTGAAACTGAAATCGAAAAAATTCAGATTAAGGATGAACCTGCTGGATTTGACTGTGATATTTGTGGCCATGCTATGGTGATCAAACTTGGCAAATATGGTAAGTTTTATGCATGTAGTAATTTCCCAGATTGCCGTAATACTAAAGCTATCGTTAAGGAAATCGGTGTGATCTGTCCTACCTGTCATGAGGGACAAGTCATTGAACGTAAATCAAAACGTAATCGGATATTCTATGGCTGTGCACGCTATCCTGACTGTGAGTTTACTTCATGGGACAAACCAATCGGTCGAGACTGTCCAAAATGTAATCAGTTCTTGGTCGAGAAG